From the Brassica napus cultivar Da-Ae unplaced genomic scaffold, Da-Ae ScsIHWf_4;HRSCAF=7, whole genome shotgun sequence genome, one window contains:
- the LOC106411507 gene encoding 60S ribosomal protein L32-1 yields the protein MAVPLLTKKVVKKRSAKFIRPQSDRRITVKESWRRPKGIDSRVRRKFKGVTLMPNVGYGSDKKTRHYLPNGFKKFVVHNSADLELLMMHNRTYCAEIAHNVSTKKRKAIVERASQLDIVVTNRLARLRSQEDE from the exons ATGGCGGTCCCGTTGCTAACGAAGAAGGTCGTGAAGAAGAGGTCTGCCAAATTCATCAGGCCCCAGAGTGATCGCAGAATCACCGTCAAG GAAAGCTGGAGGAGGCCAAAGGGTATTGATTCCAGGGTGAGGAGGAAGTTCAAAGGTGTCACCTTGATGCCCAATGTTGGTTACGGTTCTGACAAGAAGACCCGTCACTATCTCCCCAACGGCTTCAAGAAGTTCGTTGTTCACAACTCTGCTGATCTCGAGTTACTCATGATGCACAACAG GACTTACTGTGCGGAGATTGCTCACAATGTATCAACAAAGAAGAGGAAAGCCATCGTGGAGAGAGCTTCCCAGCTTGACATCGTCGTTACCAACAGGCTTGCTAGGTTGCGTAGCCAGGAAGACGAGTGA